A window of Ketobacter sp. MCCC 1A13808 contains these coding sequences:
- the moaD gene encoding molybdopterin converting factor subunit 1 produces the protein MIKVLFFARIRDQVGCSELELSLPEGVSNLGELTALVKRQGDTFEAALSDQQLLVAVNQEMANPAMTIEDGDEIAYFPPVTGG, from the coding sequence ATGATTAAGGTGCTTTTTTTTGCCCGCATTCGCGACCAGGTTGGCTGCTCTGAGCTGGAGTTAAGTCTTCCGGAAGGCGTCAGCAATCTTGGTGAATTGACGGCTCTGGTTAAAAGGCAGGGCGACACCTTCGAGGCGGCGTTATCCGATCAACAATTATTAGTGGCGGTAAACCAGGAAATGGCAAACCCAGCAATGACCATTGAAGACGGCGACGAAATTGCGTACTTTCC
- the moaC gene encoding cyclic pyranopterin monophosphate synthase MoaC: protein MSQLTHLDDQGRANMVDVTDKLVTSREARAEAVINMLPETLAMIAEGRHKKGDVLAVARIAGIQAAKRTSDLIPLCHPLLLTSVKVVLTPDFDASAMRVTTVCRLAGQTGVEMEALTAASVAALTLYDMCKAVDKGMVINQVRLLEKTGGKSGTWSVEDAPHD from the coding sequence ATGAGCCAATTAACACACCTGGACGACCAGGGGCGAGCGAATATGGTGGATGTTACCGATAAACTGGTCACATCCAGAGAGGCCCGTGCAGAAGCGGTAATAAACATGCTGCCGGAGACCTTGGCCATGATTGCGGAGGGCCGGCATAAAAAAGGTGATGTGCTTGCAGTCGCGCGCATTGCGGGTATACAGGCTGCAAAAAGGACCAGTGACCTGATCCCGCTTTGTCATCCGCTCCTGTTAACTTCGGTGAAAGTCGTGTTGACTCCTGACTTTGATGCCAGCGCTATGCGGGTAACCACGGTATGCCGGCTGGCCGGGCAAACCGGGGTTGAAATGGAGGCGCTGACGGCTGCCTCAGTGGCGGCATTGACGTTGTACGACATGTGCAAAGCAGTGGATAAGGGGATGGTCATTAATCAGGTGCGCCTATTGGAAAAGACAGGTGGAAAGTCAGGAACATGGTCAGTGGAGGATGCCCCCCATGATTAA
- a CDS encoding NUDIX hydrolase has protein sequence MIWTPHATVATIVERNGQYLLVEETVDGRTVLNQPAGHIEKNELIVDAAVRETLEETGWVVELTALTGIYNFISPDGITYFRFCFAANAIELMPDAELDEGIIGPVWLNQAQLEQRKSQWRSPMVALCIEDFAAGKRFPLEILRESLP, from the coding sequence ATGATCTGGACACCCCACGCCACCGTCGCGACCATTGTTGAACGTAACGGCCAATATTTATTGGTGGAAGAAACTGTGGATGGCCGGACTGTTCTAAATCAGCCTGCCGGCCATATTGAAAAAAATGAACTGATTGTTGACGCGGCCGTAAGAGAAACTCTGGAAGAAACCGGCTGGGTGGTAGAACTGACTGCCTTAACCGGAATATATAACTTTATTTCCCCGGACGGAATAACCTATTTCCGGTTCTGCTTTGCTGCCAATGCGATTGAGCTGATGCCGGACGCAGAGCTGGATGAGGGCATAATCGGACCCGTCTGGCTCAATCAAGCGCAATTAGAACAGCGTAAGTCGCAATGGCGCAGCCCGATGGTTGCCCTGTGTATTGAGGACTTCGCCGCAGGAAAACGTTTTCCCCTGGAAATTCTGCGTGAGTCTCTCCCATGA
- the mnmA gene encoding tRNA 2-thiouridine(34) synthase MnmA, with translation MIPPEPKNAKVIVGMSGGVDSSVAAYLLLEQGYQVEGLFMKNWDEDDGTEYCTAISDLADAQQVADTLSIKLHTANFAAEYWDRVFEHFIAEYSAGRTPNPDILCNKEVKFRAFLDYAITLGADYIATGHYARRGLTQMLDEQITAPLLKGLDNNKDQSYFLHAVNGRQIARTLFPLGDIEKPRVRAIAEQQGFTNHDKKDSTGICFIGERRFKDFLEQYIPAKPGNIVTESGETIGTHQGLMFYTIGQRQGLGIGGLTDKSEAPWYVLGKDLSSNELLVGQGTHHPRLYSDTLRTESVHWVVEAPQLPLRCKAKTRYRQPDQDCMIYSDEHNCVQVTFDQPQRAVTPGQSVVFYLDDECLGGGVIERTWNQGQSSGAENSYSEA, from the coding sequence ATGATCCCGCCTGAGCCAAAAAATGCCAAAGTGATTGTCGGCATGTCCGGTGGCGTAGACTCATCGGTGGCCGCATATCTTCTCCTCGAGCAAGGTTATCAAGTCGAGGGGCTGTTTATGAAAAACTGGGATGAAGATGATGGTACCGAATATTGCACCGCGATCAGCGACCTTGCCGATGCGCAGCAGGTCGCTGATACGTTGTCAATTAAACTGCATACTGCAAATTTCGCTGCAGAATACTGGGATCGGGTTTTCGAACACTTTATTGCCGAATACTCGGCAGGGCGCACTCCCAACCCAGACATTTTGTGCAACAAGGAAGTCAAATTCAGAGCTTTTCTGGACTACGCCATCACCCTGGGAGCCGACTACATTGCCACTGGGCACTACGCCCGGCGTGGGCTGACACAAATGCTGGATGAGCAGATTACAGCCCCGCTGTTAAAAGGGCTGGACAACAATAAAGATCAGAGCTATTTCCTGCATGCTGTAAACGGCCGCCAGATAGCACGAACATTATTCCCTTTGGGCGACATTGAAAAACCAAGGGTAAGGGCCATTGCAGAACAACAGGGGTTTACCAATCACGACAAAAAAGACAGTACCGGTATTTGTTTTATTGGTGAGCGCCGATTCAAAGATTTTCTGGAGCAATATATCCCGGCCAAACCCGGTAATATCGTTACTGAATCTGGCGAAACCATTGGTACTCACCAGGGCTTGATGTTTTATACCATCGGACAGAGACAAGGCCTGGGTATAGGTGGCCTGACCGACAAATCAGAAGCGCCCTGGTATGTGCTCGGCAAAGACCTCAGCAGCAATGAGCTATTGGTCGGCCAGGGCACCCACCACCCGCGGCTGTATTCCGACACACTGCGGACAGAATCGGTCCATTGGGTTGTGGAAGCACCACAGTTACCGTTACGCTGTAAAGCCAAAACCCGTTACCGTCAGCCAGATCAGGACTGTATGATTTATTCAGACGAGCACAATTGCGTCCAGGTTACTTTTGATCAACCCCAGAGGGCCGTCACGCCCGGTCAATCTGTTGTTTTCTATCTCGACGATGAGTGCCTGGGCGGCGGGGTTATCGAACGCACCTGGAATCAGGGTCAAAGCAGTGGTGCGGAGAACTCATATAGTGAGGCATAG
- the hflD gene encoding high frequency lysogenization protein HflD, with amino-acid sequence MRHSEEEKALALAGLFQAAAMVQQVARTGEVNQEAYNPLISSVFNLDPKSVEDVYQGVSGVKLGVDTLLLVLREKESARYADAIRYTIGMLHIEKLLKRDADINSVLRSRLEQVTNQLQHFDGMTSPAVISKLNDIYLDTLAKFKFRIQVNGDPSHLQKPENAAQIRAILLAGVRSAMLWRQMGGSRLQFAFGKSKLISILQKLQQEITFT; translated from the coding sequence GTGAGGCATAGTGAAGAAGAAAAAGCGTTGGCCCTGGCCGGATTATTCCAAGCGGCAGCAATGGTACAACAAGTCGCTCGTACCGGTGAGGTCAACCAGGAAGCCTATAATCCGTTGATTAGCAGCGTCTTTAACCTGGACCCGAAATCAGTTGAAGATGTATACCAAGGGGTCTCCGGCGTGAAGTTGGGAGTAGACACATTACTGCTGGTGCTGCGGGAAAAAGAAAGCGCCCGATACGCGGATGCAATTCGTTACACCATCGGCATGCTTCATATCGAGAAGCTACTGAAACGGGATGCGGATATCAATAGCGTGCTACGCTCCCGCCTGGAGCAAGTCACCAACCAATTGCAACATTTTGATGGCATGACAAGCCCAGCTGTCATTTCGAAACTGAACGACATTTACCTGGATACTCTTGCCAAATTTAAATTTCGTATTCAGGTCAACGGTGACCCGAGCCATCTGCAAAAACCCGAAAATGCCGCTCAGATACGGGCTATTTTGCTCGCTGGAGTACGTTCAGCCATGCTTTGGCGCCAAATGGGCGGATCACGACTGCAATTTGCTTTCGGTAAATCCAAGCTCATCAGCATTTTGCAGAAACTACAGCAAGAAATTACTTTCACCTGA
- the purB gene encoding adenylosuccinate lyase, translating to MQLSALTAISPVDGRYGNKTESLRSIFSEFGLIRFRVLVEVRWLQQLAKQDDIAEVPMFSDQTNATLDRIIEQFSINDAQRIKDIERTTNHDVKAVEYFLKEKIAGNAELEAVSEFIHFACTSEDINNLSHALMLSAGRDQVLVPVLEKLTRSIAGLAHQYADMPMLSRTHGQTASPSTMGKEMANVVARLYRQLDQIKTISLLGKINGAVGNFNAHLSAYPELDWETIADQFITSLGLQKNPYTTQIEPHDYIAELFDAIARFNTILIDFNRDIWGYISLGYFKQRTIAGEIGSSTMPHKVNPIDFENSEGNLGIANAILAHLAQKLPISRWQRDLTDSTVLRNLGVGLAHGLIAYESAFKGIDKLEINESRLAEDLDQAWEVLAEPIQTVMRRYGIEKPYEKLKELTRGKTINKKGLADFVDTLAIPEQEKIRLKALTPAAYIGNAAQQAKKI from the coding sequence ATGCAACTGAGTGCCCTGACCGCCATATCACCGGTGGACGGACGATACGGTAATAAAACAGAATCACTGCGATCCATATTCAGTGAGTTTGGCTTGATTCGGTTTCGTGTCCTGGTGGAAGTCCGTTGGTTACAACAGCTCGCGAAGCAGGATGACATCGCTGAAGTACCTATGTTCAGTGACCAGACTAACGCCACGCTGGATCGCATTATCGAGCAGTTTTCAATAAACGACGCCCAACGTATTAAAGACATTGAGCGCACCACTAATCATGATGTGAAAGCGGTTGAGTATTTCCTGAAAGAAAAGATTGCGGGCAACGCCGAACTGGAAGCGGTCAGTGAATTTATCCACTTCGCCTGCACCTCAGAAGACATTAACAATTTATCTCACGCGTTAATGCTCAGCGCCGGACGTGACCAGGTGTTAGTGCCTGTGCTGGAGAAATTGACTCGATCTATTGCTGGGTTGGCACACCAATACGCTGACATGCCAATGCTGTCTCGCACTCATGGACAGACAGCATCGCCCTCCACCATGGGCAAAGAAATGGCCAACGTGGTAGCCCGCCTTTACCGCCAGCTTGACCAGATCAAAACCATTTCACTACTGGGAAAAATCAACGGCGCCGTGGGCAACTTTAATGCTCACCTGAGTGCATACCCTGAGCTGGACTGGGAAACCATCGCGGATCAGTTTATTACCAGCCTGGGCTTACAAAAAAATCCGTACACTACCCAGATAGAGCCCCATGACTATATTGCTGAATTGTTTGACGCAATAGCCCGCTTCAACACCATATTGATCGATTTTAATCGCGACATTTGGGGCTATATTTCACTCGGGTATTTCAAACAAAGAACCATTGCCGGTGAAATAGGCTCGTCCACAATGCCACACAAGGTCAACCCCATCGATTTCGAAAACTCCGAAGGCAACCTGGGCATTGCCAATGCGATCCTGGCACACCTGGCGCAAAAGCTACCTATCTCACGCTGGCAGCGTGACCTGACCGATTCAACCGTGTTACGAAATCTGGGGGTGGGACTGGCGCACGGACTGATCGCCTATGAATCGGCCTTTAAGGGTATCGATAAACTGGAGATTAACGAGAGTCGTCTGGCGGAGGACCTGGATCAGGCGTGGGAGGTATTGGCAGAACCGATTCAGACTGTCATGCGCCGCTATGGAATTGAGAAACCTTATGAAAAGCTGAAGGAACTCACTCGCGGCAAAACAATCAATAAAAAAGGACTTGCCGATTTCGTTGATACTCTAGCCATCCCCGAACAGGAAAAAATCCGACTGAAAGCGCTCACTCCGGCGGCCTATATTGGCAACGCGGCTCAACAAGCGAAAAAGATCTAA
- a CDS encoding cupin domain-containing protein, whose product MTAQPLPILGGMSAEEFLQDYWQKKPLLIRNACPEAGSLMEAEELAGLSLDDTIESRIILERSPIDWELKLGPFDNKLYKNLPPTHWTLLVQAVDHHVPAVSNLLEAFPFIPSWRIDDIMASFATKDGSVGPHFDYYDVFLIQADGQRRWQLGQRCDDQTPLLPNLGIRVLKDFQAIEEWIVNPGDVLYLPPGIAHYGVALNNCMTYSVGFRAPSEHEILSDFVHHSSLHQNQDKRYSDPDLLLQENPGWISPQAVDRVQEILQNMVSDRSQIEIWMAGYLSQTKYEPQPEPPEEDYSGNDVLDLLAENYSLHREESSRLVYIADNQNHPEIFFINGEQLEILPITEPLVLFLCQHRYYDPAQLSIYCRSPDSLALLTRLLNMGVIYFEEDQFQN is encoded by the coding sequence ATGACAGCCCAGCCTCTACCGATTCTCGGCGGAATGAGTGCAGAGGAATTTTTGCAGGATTACTGGCAAAAGAAGCCCCTGTTGATTCGAAATGCATGCCCAGAAGCCGGATCACTCATGGAAGCGGAGGAATTGGCCGGACTGTCGTTGGACGATACCATAGAGTCCCGGATTATCCTGGAGCGCAGCCCCATAGACTGGGAGTTAAAGCTCGGTCCATTTGATAATAAACTGTATAAAAACCTGCCGCCAACTCACTGGACTCTGCTGGTTCAGGCTGTGGATCACCATGTGCCTGCGGTATCCAATTTGCTGGAAGCTTTTCCCTTTATTCCCAGCTGGCGAATTGACGACATCATGGCGAGCTTCGCAACCAAAGACGGCAGTGTCGGCCCTCACTTCGATTACTACGATGTCTTTCTGATTCAGGCCGACGGTCAGCGCCGCTGGCAACTGGGCCAACGTTGCGATGATCAAACACCGCTGCTGCCAAACCTCGGCATCAGGGTATTGAAAGATTTCCAGGCAATCGAGGAATGGATAGTCAACCCCGGAGATGTTTTGTATTTACCACCGGGAATAGCGCACTACGGTGTCGCGTTAAATAACTGTATGACCTATTCCGTTGGTTTTCGCGCTCCCAGCGAGCACGAAATCCTAAGCGATTTTGTACACCATTCTTCGCTGCATCAAAATCAGGATAAACGTTATAGTGATCCGGATCTGCTCTTGCAGGAAAACCCGGGCTGGATCAGCCCTCAAGCGGTAGATCGGGTACAGGAAATTTTGCAGAATATGGTTTCAGACCGCAGCCAAATTGAAATATGGATGGCGGGTTACCTGTCACAGACAAAATACGAACCCCAACCGGAGCCGCCGGAAGAAGATTATTCAGGTAACGACGTGCTGGACCTGCTGGCAGAGAATTATTCCCTGCATCGGGAGGAGTCGAGTCGCCTGGTCTACATAGCCGATAACCAAAATCACCCGGAAATATTTTTTATCAACGGGGAACAGCTCGAAATCCTGCCGATTACAGAACCACTGGTACTTTTTCTCTGCCAGCACCGTTATTACGACCCGGCTCAGCTTTCCATCTATTGCCGATCCCCTGATAGCCTTGCCTTGCTCACGCGCTTGCTGAATATGGGTGTGATCTATTTCGAAGAAGACCAATTTCAGAATTAG